The Diabrotica undecimpunctata isolate CICGRU chromosome 3, icDiaUnde3, whole genome shotgun sequence genome includes the window tttgataACACATACTGGAGAAAGACcctataagtgtgaaatttgtgtTAAACAGTTTTCTTCGCAAAgatatttgaaaacacatttaatAACACACAGTGGAGAAAATccttacaagtgtaaaatttgttttaaacagttttcttCGCCAAgttatttgaaaacacatttgataACACACACTGAAGAAataccttacaagtgtgaaacttgCTTTAAACAGTTCTCTCACCAAAGTTCTTTGAAAATCCATTTGCGtcttcacactggagaaaaaccatttaagtgtgagatttgttttaagcagttttatCAAGCAATTCAATTGAATAGACATTTGATGGCACACACTGGAGAAACACCTTACAAGTGCAAAATTTGCTTTCAAAAGTTTTCTCAGAAAAGTTATTTGAAAACGCATTCCATaacacatactggagaaaaacatTTCAAGTGTGAGATTTGTTTAAAGCCTTTTTCTCTAGCAGTTCaattgaaaaggcatttgatagtacacactggagaaaaaccttacaagtgtggaATCTGTTTCAAGCAGTTTTCTCGTCAAAATCATTTGAAAAGGCATGTGTTGATACACTCTTGAGAAACCCTCGAAAAAACCATATATGTGTAATATTTGTACTAATTCCAAACAGTTTTCTGAGCAAgctaatttgaaaacacatttgataacacacactggagaaaagccctACCCCCCTCCATTGGTTAGGTAAGGGGTGAGAGTTCTGGCCGCATAACCCACACCACTTTGTATGCCCTCGCTATCAACCCCACCACTACCGAtaaaggggtgagaaatctggcCGCATAACCCCCACTCTTCGTATACCCCCCAGCATCGACCTACCTCCCCATCGGAAGAAAGTGTTGTATTTGTGAGTGCTGGAAAAATTACTTCCAGCGAGCGGCAACAAAGTGAGGCGCAAcgtcctattttaaaaattaataaaaaaaattacaccggagacACAAACAATTGCGATGGTGCGCGCAACAAACATGGCTGCTTCCACATCGTCTGAATCCAAACGGTGCATCCAGGTAGAAGATCTGTCATAGCAAAGAAACACATGACGGAGGAGCCTGTCTATGAGAAAATTAATGTCCGTGGTAGAACGGTCATTTTAAACCATAGTGGCAAGTATTTAAGGTAAGAATTTGTATTACAATATGTTGTAAGGATTTtactatagaatttttcatataaaaatgattgcacgtcaagatttacgacgtcagaaccccacagcgttgccaaaacatcagaatagttagtaagtgagaaatttttaaaatgtcaactatttgtcaaactattttattaccagtaaatacacttagttttaagactactgcgacaaactaaaatacataagaaaatattttaatacaaaattatatattctaaattttaaacttaccacttttagggCTGTAATAGTAAAGACGTCTcgtcattatttcttgttcaaaattatctatctATCAAATTATCtatcttttagagcattaatagaaaaacgtcccgccattatttcttgttcaaaataatctatgaAAGTTTATCAGTTTTCTACAGACTATCTAGTTGTTTTGGCATAACagaatcacaatacacaacaataattagtgtttaaagctattaatctaaatttaatatgtatttataaatacaatttattaatatataatatattatgatcacattgtgtaagaaatcaaaacgtaagcaaaattcttactctaaaaaagcggcaacactttaaacaattttgccacacgctgaactgtcattaaaatttgaagtattcctgtattttttacaaccacattgaaacatttttttcgtcAATTGTTACAAACCCTCTATAAcgtaattttaatttattcttcctTGTGCTATTTCTTTGTTAAAGCATCCTCCTCGTCAACAACTAGCGCGCCCTCCTTCGGCAATGATTAATGTATTCAACGTTGTTGCTGAAGTCTACCTGTAAATTTGTAAGTGTGATCATTAATTTTGTAgaccattatattttaattttttctacatGTTGCGATTTCTTTGTTACAGAATCCACCCTGTAGGCGACCCCTGTAtagttaatattaattattttgaagtatatatatatatatatatatatatatatatatatatatatatatatatatatatatatattaaattatagtTTGTATTTAGCTttatatttttattccctttAATAAAAACGTATTTAACAATATACATCACTTTTCCTTACTTTAAACTTAAAGAGGtacttaatttatataaaaactgAAGTTTTCTAAAATCTTTAAGAATTCAGTTAAGTTTTCGATAAAAAATGATATTCATATAATGAATGCATTGGCATTCTAGTTTACATTAGCATGTAATACAGCGGCGGAGCAAGATCATAATTGTATGTGGGCAAGATACATTTTGCGAGGCTCGCGCATAATgtgttatttcattattaaacttttattatgCAAAATCTAGTCAAACTTACAActaacctaaaaatatttaagatatttagACCTAGCAacgttaaaaaacaatttaatttaaatattacaggaacggaattattttactttttgcaCTGCTGAATTATTTAATTACATGCTCGTAATCTAGCTTGGATGCTATATCAGCCTCTATAGACAAAATTGCGACCGCAGAAAGTCTTTCCTATGATATCGACTCCTTAAATAATTCTTAATGAGTTTTAATTTTGAGAAGCTCCTTTCAGCGGAGACTGTATTAATTGGTATTGTTAATAATATTCTAATGAGGATGTAAATGTTTGGGTATATTTCTTTTAAGTTATTATCTGTAGTGTATTGACTCAACTGTTTCATGTCTGTTATAAAGTTTGGTAAATTAGGGATCATTATTTGTAATTCTTCTTATAATTCGTAAAGTTGAAAGTCATTGCTCTCATCCACTCGTAGGATTGTGTGTAAACCatgacaatttttttataatatttgttcgtgtgaaatattttttaatttgcagaAAACCGAAATTTTCATGATTTATATTTAAAGCCTTAAATCTCAAATCCATATTGGTAATAATTGGCTCATAATTTAAGACCcttttctttttcaatttgttcagtctcttttgtttttaaattttgttcagCAGATCATAACAGCCTCTGTCAATAAATTCAGTTGCAGTTTGCCGATAATATTACGTTAGGAATGTCCTACGATTAATTTGCGCAAGAGACTCCTGGTTCGAAGAAATACAacattaaatttatattacaaaaatcTATACTCCCACATTCacacaataattttaaaatataccaCACAATCCGTCTACCCCCTAAAGTCCAATATTTTTCGCTAAGCAAACTAAGTAGCCGGAAGTAAGATAGGCAGACGAAAATCTTCCGTGTCAAGTCTCTCAGTAACGCGAGTTTTTAAACGTATAAGTCCAAATTCATCGAAAAACGTGTTTAGCGAGGAAATTCGTTTCGTATCTGAACCGAACGCTTCGTTCTGCACTAGCTTCAATACAAATATTTCGGCTTTATCGATTTCCTCAGCGATTCACCTGTACGTTTTTCGTGTGAATTTCTTGCATTATAACAAAATCGTAGCGCCCAAGCTATCATTCTTAAAAGTTTTATGTACTGAGAAAAGT containing:
- the LOC140435755 gene encoding uncharacterized protein, with protein sequence MEVEVKVEIKKEFDDYNQKYIETQLFTSSIDLENLKKEPEEELLGCPEEENKMVMTKTLTEHSSYKEKYIIQHYDDSTLNNNIKIKTGQGLYECEICLKQFSLKSKLETHLITHSGEKSYTCEICFKQFSRSSHLQRHVLIHSRRILEKPYTCDICSKQFSRQTDLKTHLITHTGERPYKCEICVKQFSSQRYLKTHLITHSGENPYKCKICFKQFSSPSYLKTHLITHTEEIPYKCETCFKQFSHQSSLKIHLRLHTGEKPFKCEICFKQFYQAIQLNRHLMAHTGETPYKCKICFQKFSQKSYLKTHSITHTGEKHFKCEICLKPFSLAVQLKRHLIVHTGEKPYKCGICFKQFSRQNHLKRHVLIHS